One Sagittula stellata E-37 genomic window carries:
- a CDS encoding cation diffusion facilitator family transporter, with amino-acid sequence MSDKLKLAIGSLLLGLVVLALKLLAWALTGSVALLSDALESTVNLATALAALIAIRVAAMPADTNHPFGHHKAEYFSAVLEGVLIIVAALLILREAWAGFWAPRPLDAPLLGLAINAGATALNAAWAFVLVRQGRRLRSPALVADGKHLWADVVTSGGVALGVLLALVTGWWVLDPVMAALVAVNILWSGYSVVMASLSGLMDEAVPEDVQEKIRTVISAQATGAVEAHDLKTRHAGSATFVEFHLVVPGEMSVFDAHEICDRVEREMARAVPDVHTTIHVEPDHKSKDSGVIPVDEG; translated from the coding sequence ATGTCGGACAAGCTGAAACTGGCCATCGGCAGCCTGCTTCTCGGCCTCGTGGTGCTGGCGCTGAAGCTGCTGGCCTGGGCGCTGACCGGATCGGTTGCGCTGCTGTCGGACGCGCTGGAAAGCACGGTGAACCTGGCGACGGCGCTGGCGGCGCTGATCGCCATCCGCGTCGCGGCGATGCCTGCAGACACCAACCATCCCTTCGGCCATCACAAGGCGGAGTACTTCAGTGCCGTGCTGGAGGGCGTCCTGATCATCGTGGCGGCGCTGCTGATCCTGCGTGAGGCCTGGGCCGGGTTCTGGGCACCGCGCCCGCTGGACGCGCCGCTCTTGGGTCTTGCGATCAACGCCGGGGCCACGGCGCTGAACGCGGCCTGGGCCTTTGTGCTGGTACGGCAGGGGCGGCGTTTGCGCTCTCCGGCGCTGGTGGCGGACGGCAAGCACCTGTGGGCGGACGTGGTGACATCGGGCGGGGTGGCGTTGGGCGTGCTGCTGGCGCTTGTCACCGGGTGGTGGGTGCTCGACCCGGTCATGGCAGCGTTGGTGGCGGTCAACATCCTGTGGTCGGGCTACTCCGTGGTCATGGCCTCGCTGTCGGGCCTGATGGACGAGGCGGTGCCGGAGGACGTGCAGGAGAAGATCCGCACGGTGATCTCGGCGCAGGCCACCGGCGCGGTGGAGGCGCACGACCTGAAGACCCGCCACGCGGGCAGCGCCACCTTCGTGGAGTTCCACCTTGTCGTGCCGGGCGAAATGAGCGTCTTCGACGCCCACGAGATCTGCGACCGGGTGGAGCGGGAGATGGCGCGCGCGGTGCCGGACGTGCACACCACCATCCACGTGGAGCCGGACCACAAGTCGAAGGACAGCGGCGTGATCCCGGTGGACGAGGGCTGA
- a CDS encoding proteasome-type protease, producing the protein MTYCVGMMLEGGMVFMSDTRTNAGLDNISTFKKMTIWENPGERVITLLSAGNLATTQAVVSELDERLKAPSERSPSLLAVPSMFQAARLVADTLREVIDRHANVGQRADSAFNATLLLGGQIAGGPMRLFLIYPEGNFIEAGGDTPFFQTGEIKYGRPILVRAYDPKMTFAEAMTLLLVSFDSTVKANLTVGLPFDYHCYEKDGLKIGHTGRVQQDDPYFQSVSQGWGNALKDALEQQPKWTFDDAQRNPEDKG; encoded by the coding sequence ATGACCTATTGTGTGGGAATGATGCTCGAGGGGGGCATGGTGTTCATGTCGGACACCCGGACAAATGCCGGGCTCGACAATATCTCCACCTTCAAGAAGATGACGATCTGGGAAAACCCCGGCGAGCGGGTCATCACCCTGCTGTCGGCGGGCAACCTTGCCACGACTCAGGCGGTTGTCTCCGAACTCGATGAACGGCTGAAGGCGCCGTCCGAACGCTCGCCCTCGCTGCTGGCCGTGCCGTCGATGTTCCAGGCCGCGCGCCTTGTCGCCGACACCCTGCGCGAGGTCATCGACCGCCACGCCAATGTCGGCCAGCGCGCCGACAGCGCCTTCAACGCGACGCTCCTTTTGGGCGGGCAGATCGCGGGCGGGCCGATGCGCCTGTTCCTGATCTACCCCGAAGGCAACTTCATCGAGGCGGGCGGCGACACGCCGTTCTTCCAGACCGGCGAGATCAAGTACGGCCGCCCGATCCTCGTGCGCGCTTACGATCCGAAGATGACCTTCGCCGAGGCGATGACGCTCCTGCTGGTCAGCTTCGATTCCACCGTGAAGGCCAACCTGACCGTGGGCCTGCCCTTCGACTACCACTGCTACGAGAAGGACGGCCTGAAGATCGGCCATACCGGGCGTGTCCAGCAGGACGATCCCTACTTCCAGTCGGTCAGCCAGGGATGGGGCAACGCGCTGAAGGACGCGCTGGAACAGCAGCCGAAGTGGACCTTCGACGACGCGCAGAGAAACCCGGAAGACAAGGGCTAG
- a CDS encoding transglutaminase family protein — MRLKISHTTRYAFDAPVVSGLQQLRLTPRSGRNQTVGDWKMTITGGKQELSYDDHHHNKVDLISFDRDMTEVIVNCEGEVEVTENHGVVGKHVGPVPLWLYKRATPRTKAGPGVKALLRSVEGETVLARCHNLMDALAEAVKYETGSSESTWTAEEAVTEGRGVCQDHTHVFIACAHEAGWPARYVSGYLMLDDTVAQDAMHAWAEVFVPDLGWVGFDASNRMCPDERYVRVAVGLDYSDAAPVNGLRVGGETEALDVAIEVAQQ, encoded by the coding sequence ATGCGGCTGAAAATTTCCCACACCACCCGCTACGCCTTCGACGCTCCCGTGGTTTCCGGGCTGCAGCAGCTTCGCCTGACACCGCGCAGCGGCCGCAACCAGACGGTCGGCGACTGGAAGATGACCATCACCGGCGGCAAGCAGGAACTGTCCTACGACGATCACCACCACAACAAGGTCGACCTCATCAGCTTCGACCGCGACATGACAGAGGTCATCGTCAACTGCGAAGGCGAAGTCGAGGTAACGGAGAACCACGGCGTCGTCGGCAAGCATGTCGGCCCCGTGCCGCTGTGGCTCTACAAACGCGCCACGCCGCGCACCAAGGCAGGCCCCGGGGTCAAGGCGCTCTTGCGCTCGGTCGAGGGCGAGACCGTGCTCGCCCGCTGCCACAATTTGATGGACGCTCTCGCCGAGGCGGTGAAATACGAAACCGGCAGCTCCGAAAGCACGTGGACCGCGGAAGAGGCGGTGACCGAGGGCCGCGGCGTCTGTCAGGACCACACCCATGTCTTCATCGCCTGCGCGCACGAAGCGGGCTGGCCCGCGCGCTACGTGTCGGGCTACCTGATGCTGGACGACACCGTGGCGCAGGACGCGATGCACGCCTGGGCCGAGGTCTTCGTGCCCGATCTGGGCTGGGTCGGCTTCGACGCCTCCAACCGGATGTGCCCGGACGAACGCTATGTCCGCGTGGCCGTCGGTCTCGACTACAGCGATGCAGCCCCGGTCAACGGCCTTCGCGTCGGCGGCGAGACCGAGGCGCTCGACGTCGCCATAGAGGTCGCGCAGCAGTAG
- a CDS encoding alpha-E domain-containing protein, which translates to MLGKTANGLFWMYRSLERAENIGRLIETGQRIALTRLGSTEEEWKSVLQTSGSFELFMQSHDEVTKEATIDWLLRSKDNPSSVMSSIASARQNARMVRTALTTEVWEATNAAYMAAKEGLARRVNERDLPAVLRLIRQRTSMVRGATHGTMLRNDIYDFSRLGTFIERADNTARIVDVKYYVLLPAVVSVGSSMDNVQWEILLRSVSARGGFRMAYGASRDSRDIAQFLILDRRMPRSLAFCISTMRSNMEFLTSEYGQVTTSCDMLRSMEEKYLRLDIDAVFEFGLHEYLQEIQSVIARVGRQIEIDYRFYE; encoded by the coding sequence ATGCTGGGAAAAACCGCAAACGGCCTGTTCTGGATGTACCGCTCGCTTGAGCGGGCGGAAAACATCGGACGCCTGATCGAGACGGGCCAGCGCATCGCGCTCACCCGGCTCGGCTCCACCGAGGAAGAATGGAAGTCGGTCCTGCAGACCTCCGGTTCTTTCGAACTCTTCATGCAAAGCCACGACGAGGTGACCAAGGAAGCGACCATCGACTGGCTCCTGCGGTCCAAGGACAACCCGTCGTCTGTCATGTCCTCCATCGCCTCGGCGCGGCAGAACGCCCGTATGGTGCGCACCGCGCTGACGACCGAGGTCTGGGAAGCCACCAACGCCGCCTATATGGCCGCGAAGGAAGGGCTGGCCCGCCGCGTCAACGAACGCGACCTTCCGGCCGTGCTGCGGCTGATCCGGCAGCGGACCTCCATGGTGCGCGGCGCCACCCACGGCACCATGCTGCGCAACGACATTTACGATTTCTCGCGACTGGGCACCTTCATCGAACGGGCCGACAACACCGCGCGCATCGTCGACGTGAAGTACTACGTGCTTCTGCCTGCGGTGGTGTCCGTGGGCTCCTCCATGGACAACGTGCAGTGGGAAATCCTCCTCCGCTCCGTCTCGGCCCGGGGCGGGTTCCGCATGGCCTACGGCGCCTCCCGCGATTCCCGCGATATCGCGCAGTTCCTGATCCTCGACCGGCGGATGCCCCGGAGCCTCGCGTTCTGCATCTCGACGATGCGGTCGAACATGGAATTCCTCACCTCGGAATACGGGCAGGTGACGACCTCCTGCGACATGCTCCGCTCCATGGAGGAAAAGTACCTCAGGCTCGACATCGACGCGGTCTTCGAGTTCGGCCTGCACGAGTACCTTCAGGAAATCCAGTCGGTGATCGCACGCGTCGGGCGCCAGATCGAAATCGACTACCGGTTCTACGAGTGA